The sequence aaaattttaaaaatgctGTTGAAGATTTAGTCGATGGTAAAAACTCAGCTATTGAAGAAGGTATAAATGTAAAACATGCAGAAAGAGAAGCTACTCCAGAAACTATGATTCGTTGTTTGACAAGATCTTGTAATTTACTACAATTGGTAGAAAATCCTTTGGAGCAAAATGTTCTCATTACTTCTTTAATTGATACATTAATAACACCTGCAGTTAGAAACTCTGATCAAAAGATTCGAGTAATAGGTATAAGGAACTTGGGTCTTTGTTGTCTTTTGGACAGACAACTAGCTGCTgaaaatatgtatatattagGTATGTGTGTTTCTAAGGGACAGGAAGAATTGAAGGAAGTAGCTTTGCAAGCTattgttgatattttttctgtATTTGGGTTATCAGTCGTCGATGGAGAAAATATGGTAGATTCCTTATCATTgcataaaattttttacaAAGTTTTAAAGAATGGTTCATTACCAAATTGTCAAGTGATAGCAGCAGAAGGTCTGTGTAAGTTATATCTAGCTGATATCTTTACGGATGACGATCTTTTTGAAACGTTAGTATTATCTTATTTCACTCCTCAAAATTCTTCGAACGAACGTTTGATTCAAGCTTTTGCATTTTGCATTCCAGTGTACTGTTATTCCCATCCCGCTCATCAGCAAAGAATGGGAAGAATAGCTGCAGATGTACTGTTGAGGTTGTGCATTATCTGGGATGATATTCAAACAAACGATGACCCTGAATCCGAATTGCAAAAAATGTTGAAAcctaatattttatttcaacaGTTTATTGATTGGACAGATTCAAGAAAGCTGATTAGTAGTTCATCTAGGTTCCATAATCAGGACCATTATAATGTCCAGCTAGATTTTTTGCTAGATGTGTTGAAGGTTTTCccaaaatttgaaaagaagGAGATTAAAAAGCTCCTATTGATAAATGTTAACGCTGTTTATATATCAGTTGAACAGGATTTGGCTAGACTACAAGAAATTCTAACTTATGTTGAGGACatcattgaaaatgaaacatTAGACTATATGAGCTCCAATAGtttatctaaatttaaaaacacCCTAATTGAAACCATTACTACATTGCGTGAGGATGGCAAACAAACTGAAGTTGGATCTAACAGTGATGAAGAATTTTCGCAAGTTCTTGATTCTACATATAATAAGAGTGACATAGATTCAATTGCTGAGGGCGATATGGATGATGACTCGGCGGTGGACTTAAAGAGCAAAGTGGAGAGTCCAGTTGATGAAAGTGCTTTGAAGAAGAGAACAATTGATGATGTTGagattgaaaatgaatcGAATATAGAAGAAATATCTTCGACTCTGTTGAAGTCtgaaaatttgaaaaatgtaaGCTTTATTCTTCCTGAAGACAATGAGAGTGATTCAATGTCAGTAGATGACAAGCTATATATAGATGATTAAgcatataattaaaaatgtataAAAGTATAGTGGTTTGTTATAATAACACTGACACATTATTGATACGTTTGAAAATTGATTTCTATATCAACCTCTTCCTTCCGGATTAAGTGTCCTTCATTTGATGGCccatttcttcaaaaatggTTTTCAAAGgacaatttttttcattggCAATCAATTGAATGAGTTTCAAACCTGTGTCTcttaattcattatattccTTTAATTTAGATATGTGGGTTGCTAAAATTTGCTTTGGAGGAATCGTTCTATAGTATTTCATAAGTCGTTAGtataatcatttttaaacatTCAATATCAGGATTCTAGTAGTTGATGTAACATACATTCCATGCTTCAAACAGGATTGGCCATAGCTCTTCAATAGACTCTCATATTCTGCTTCTTGTTCCTTTAAGAgttgttcttttttttttatcaatgTAATATAGTCTGTCATGTCAGTCGAGTCTTATATTGTTTGATATTTAGATTTTTGACTGAGGTCCTTGTTGTAAAAATTTGTATTCATTGttactttattatttagttCAATAAATGTAGCCGCCCATCtcttaaatataaaaaaatattaaaaattttggaaaaaatatttgttttagaattgacaaataatatatgtaaTCGTAACTTATTTAGAAAATTGATTAAGTAACAAGTTAAAGTCAttctattaaaaaaatataaaagatatgcctagaagaaaacaattttgTATATCTATCGTAAATACTTAAAAAAACTCTCATCTCATGAATTCTGCAaattatctaataaatttcGCATTTTTGAAAGTTGTAGTTCTGTGATCTTAATTGCTTCTTGAAGTTGTTGTAACTTGTAATTTGGAGCTTTACCTTGTAATTTATCCATATCAAATGAAATATCCTCAAAAGTCGAATGAAGAGAATTATCACCTCTTTCGTTAATCCAGTTCCAGATATCCCCTTCTGTTTCTTGTAAAAGATCTACAGAACCGGAGTTCTTACGTTTACTGGAACTTTTAATGTCATTTTCGTAAACGTCATATAGTGTTTTGACATTAGGCACAAAGTTATACTCTTGTCCATCAATCAACATCTTACCTGGTCTTAAAACTTGAATCTTCGATTGGCTTCTTCCGAACAATTTTTGCAAGAATAAGACACAGACAATAAATGTGACGACAAGAGTTATGATACCATTTATAGAGgttatatcaaaattttcaaatattgaaaatatagatGAAAAGATACCTTGGTTTTTCGTAGCAGCAGTTGTTGGAATAACATCTTGTGGTATGGATGTTTCTTTCGTTGATCTTCTACGCTTCGATTTCGAtctctttctcttcttACCAGATGATACACTGCTTGCaattatatcttttaacTCTTCAATTAAGATTTGATTTGAAGATTTTTGTCCTTCTATGGACCCTTTCTCAATGGCGCCCTTGATAAACGACCTACCCTCCCAGATAATATTGGTTACTACAGTCATATCAGTAGTGTTATTAGGACCCCATGACAAAAAGATTCTCGTGTGAATAGAGAAACTATTACCTGAAGGGACATCTGGTGTTTTGGTAATTTGCCTTACCATAATGTAACCATTTGTATCCATGTGTTCAATCTTTTCAGTTAGTAGACACTTTGTTTGTTTAGGGCCTAAAGAGTTGTTTAACGGCTTGACATAATTGTATTCTCTCGcattatttacaaattttGGCACCGCAGATAGTtcgatattttttgttttaatgaTTCTTGTCATATAAGACGTATCATTGCCAAATAATACTTGAAATACAGTTCCTAAAGGAGCATTAAAATTaacattttcatcaattattttatcatctttttctttcttgtAACCATTGTCAGTTGGCGCATGAGTTGCAGGTTCCAAGGTCGGAAGTTTTAAAACTTCCTCCTCTTCTTCAGCCACATCTTTGCTTTCAGTAAGTGATGATTTTATATCTTGTACAAACTTTGTTAACTCAGTTGCCATGGTATTGGTTGTAGCCGTCACACCATCAAAAGTACCTTTTTCAACTGCACCTTTGACCCAGCTTTTACCTGTCCATTCAACAGATAGGTATACTTGCATTTTGGTTGCATTATTCGGAGCCCAGGTAAAAACATGAACAGCCTTAACAAAGAAAGAGCTACCAGATGGAACATCAGGAGTTTTTGAGATTTGTGTTACTTGGACATTATCTTGtaaattataattgtcTAAGGTTTCTGTAATATTACAAACTGTCTTATTTGGTCCAATTGGTCCTGAGATTGGTTTGGTGTAGTTGAATTCACGAGTTTTTTTACCCAGTAGACCAGATAAACTcgatatattataatttttctgtGCCTTTAGTATATTTGACAAATATGAAGTATCTGAACCATATAACATATTTACGACTTTTCCTAAAGGTGCATCAAATACAGTTTCATTAATTAGCTTTTGATTATCACTCATTTTGTAGTCAACTGTAGTTGGACCATGTTTTTTTGGACCTTCATTGAGATCAGAAGTCCCTTTAGTGGTTTTAGGTTTTTCATCATCGGCTTCATCTGTAGAAGTCATTTCCGTACTGTCGATCAAAGATCCGAGACTATCGTCATCGTATGCAGCATTTTCTTCCGTTTGTAAG comes from Tetrapisispora phaffii CBS 4417 chromosome 4, complete genome and encodes:
- the SAE3 gene encoding Sae3p (similar to Saccharomyces cerevisiae SAE3 (YHR079C-A); ancestral locus Anc_5.369), giving the protein MTDYITLIKKKEQLLKEQEAEYESLLKSYGQSCLKHGITIPPKQILATHISKLKEYNELRDTGLKLIQLIANEKNCPLKTIFEEMGHQMKDT